A region of the Sphingobium yanoikuyae genome:
GAAAGTCGCCGCCGACCTGCACCTGCCGCTCCAGCCGGGCGGACAGGATGCGCTCGAACGGTCCCTTGAGGAACCGCCCCTTGGTGATGAACAGGATCAGCCACAGGGCGAAGATTATGCCGATGATCCACAATAGGATGCGCGCCGGCAGCGGCAGGCGCCGCCAGCGGTCGCGCGCGCGGCGAAGATGCGCACTCGCGCCACCGGGCTGGGCGGGCTTGGACGCGCTGGGCGGCACAGGTTCGACATCGGCCATGGCGGGGTCAACGCGGGCATGCCGCCTTTGGGTCCGAATCGCTTGCTTTTGCGGGCGCGGCCGACTATGGGCCGCCCTTCGCGATATTCAGTGAGACCGCCCGGCTAACTAGGGCTGCCGTGGCTGTCTGTAATCGTCGCGCCAAACAAGGAGACGAAAATGCCCAAGCTCAAGACCAAGAGCGGTGTGAAGAAGCGCTTCAAGTTCACCGCTTCCGGCAAGGTCAAGCACGGCGTCGCTGGCAAGCGTCACCGCCTGATCTCGCACAACGCCAAGTATATTCGCCAGAACCGTGGCACTTCCGTGCTGTCCGATGCCGACGTGGCTCACGTCCGCCTCTGGGCACCCTACGGCCTGAAGTAAGGAGTAGAGGACAATGGCACGCGTAAAACGTGGTGTAACCACCAAGGCGAAGCATAAGAGGATTTTGGTTCAGGCGAAGGGCTATTATGGCCGTCGCAAGAACACGATCCGCGTCGCTCGCCAGGCCGTCGAAAAGGCCGGCCAGTACGCTTATCGCGACCGCAAGGTCAAGAAGCGCACTTTCCGTGGCCTGTGGATCCAGCGCATCAACGCGGGTGTCCGCGCTGAAGGCCTGACCTATTCGCAGTTCATGCACGGCCTGAAGCTGGCCGGCGTCGAGCTGGACCGCAAGGTCCTGGCCGACATCGCGATGCACGAAGGCGAGGCGTTCAGCGCCATCATCGCCCAGGCCAAGGCTGCGCTGCCCGCAGCCTGAAGCTGATCGATCGTAGAGATCGTCAAAGGGGCGCCGGGGCAGAAGCCTTCGGCGCCCTTTTTGTTTTTCCTCGACCTCCGTTCGTTTCGAGCGTGTCGAGAAATGCCCGCACTGCGCGTGCCGCTTCTCGACTTCGCTCGAAGCGAACGGTGAAGGGAGCGCCTTGGAGAAGTGATCCCATGTCGCTGCATCTCTGGTGGTTATATGTCACGGCGGTCTTCCTGATCTCGGCCACGCCCGGCCCCAACATGCTGCATGTGATGACGCAGAGCATCGCCCATGGTCCGCGCAAGGCGCTGGTGACGATGGCGGGGCTGATGAGCGCCGTGCTGCTGTGCCTGATCGCGTCGGCGCTGGGCCTTGGCGCGCTGCTCAAGGCGTCGCCGCGCCTGTTCGACATATTGCGCTATGCCGGCGTCGCCTATCTCATCTGGCTGGGGATCAAGGCCTGGCGCGCGCCGGTCGGCACTGCCGACGGCGGCGATGCCGGCCCGGTCCGCTCCGCCCGTGCGCTGTATGCGACCGGCCTGCTGACCGGCCTGTCCAACCCCAAGCTCATCATCTTCGCCGCCGCGCTCTTCCCCCAGTTCATCGACCTGGCCCGCCCCTTCTGGCTGCAGCTGGCAATCCTGATCGTCAGCTTCGTGGTGATCGAAAGCTTCTGGTACTCGGTCTATGCGCTGGGCGGCCTGCGCCTCGCCCGCTGGCTGGCGCCCGCCAACCGGCAGAAGCTGTTCAACCGCGGCACCGGCCTGATGTTCATCGGCTTTGGCGGCGCACTGCTGGGGGCAAGGGCTTAACCCCCAACTCCGTCATTCCCGCGAAAGCGGGAATCCATTTCCGGACAAGGCCAATGCAGCGAGACTTCGATCCGACAGTCTACATATTGGCCAGCCATAAAAATGGCACACTCTACGTCGGTGTCACATCAAACCTCGTGCAACGCCTGTATCAGCACCGTTCTGGCTTGATCGAAGGCTTCACCAGCGACTACGGGGTCAAGCGACTGGTCTGGTTCGAATGCGGCGCATCCATGGAGGAAGCAATCCGGCGCGAGAAGCAGATCAAGAAGTGGAACAGGCAATGGAAGATCGACCTGATCGAACGGAGCAATCCCGATTGGCGCGATCTGGCTATCGATTTGGGCTTTGAGCCATTGGACAGTCGGCGCATCGATTGAGCGTCAGGATGATTGGTTAGCGCGGGAGATGGATTCCCGCCTTCGCGGGAATGACGAATGATATGACCGAAATTAGCGCACTGAAAGCCGGCCTGATCGCCGACATCGAGGCTGCCGACACGCTGGACGCGCTGGAAGGGCTGCGCGTGGGCGCGCTGGGCAAGAATGGGGTCGTCACCGGCCTGTTGAAGACGCTGGGCGGCATGTCGCCCGAGGAGCGTCTGGAGAAAGGCCCGCCGATCCAGGATCTGCGCGAAAGCGTGACCGCCGCCATCGCCGACCGAAAGGCCGCGCTGGAGCAGGCCGCGCTCGACGCCCGCCTCGCTTCGGAAAAGGTCGACATGACCCTGCCCGCCGATCTGGGGCCGCAGGGCAGCGTCCACGCCGTCAGCCAGGTGATGGACGAGCTGGCGGAAATCTTCGCCGACCTCGGCTTCTCGGTCGCGACCGGTCCGGAGATCGAGGACGACTGGCATAATTTCACCGCGCTCAATATCCCGGAGACGCACCCGGCGCGCGCGATGCACGACACCTTCTACTTCCCCGACGAGGAAGGGCAGAAGAAGATGCTGCTGCGCACCCACACCTCGCCGGTGCAGATCCGCACCATGATGACGCAGGAGCCGCCGATCCGCATCATCGCGCCCGGCCGCGTCTATCGCAGCGACTCCGACGCGACCCACACGCCGATGTTCCACCAGATCGAAGGTCTGGTGATCGACAAGGGCATCACGCTTGGTCATCTGAAGTGGACGCTGGAGACCTTCCTCAAGGCCTTTTTCGAGCGCGAAGATATCGTCCTGCGCCTGCGCCCGAGCTATTTCCCCTTCACCGAACCCTCGGTGGAAGTCGATGTCGGCTACACGCTGACCAATGGCCAGCGCGTCATCGGCGGCGACGGCGATGCACCCGGTGGCGGCTGGCTGGAAGTGCTGGGCAGCGGCATGGTCAACCGCCGCGTGATCGAGGCCTGCGGTCTTGATCCCGACGAATGGCAGGGCTTCGCCTTCGGCACCGGCGTCGATCGCCTCGCCATGCTGAAATATGGCATGAACGACCTGCGCGCCTTCTTCGACGGCGATCTGCGCTGGCTGAAACATTATGGATTTTCGGCACTCGACGTGCCCACGCTGTCGGGAGGAGTCGGCGCATGAAGTTCACCCTGAGCTGGCTCAAGACGCACCTCAAGACCGATGCCGATCTGGCCACCATCCTCAAGACCCTGAATGCCATCGGGCTGGAAGTCGAGGATGTGGAGAACCCGGCGGAGAAGCTGGGCGCGTTCAAGATCGCCAAGATCCTGACCGCCGAGCGTCACCCGCAGGCCGACAAGCTGCAGGTGCTGAGCGTCGACCATGGCGACGGCAACCCGCTGCAGGTCGTGTGCGGCGCGCCCAATGCCCGCGCCGGCCTGATCGGCGTGTTCGGGGTCGAGGGCGCGGTGGTGCCGGTCAACGGCATGGTGCTC
Encoded here:
- the pheS gene encoding phenylalanine--tRNA ligase subunit alpha; protein product: MTEISALKAGLIADIEAADTLDALEGLRVGALGKNGVVTGLLKTLGGMSPEERLEKGPPIQDLRESVTAAIADRKAALEQAALDARLASEKVDMTLPADLGPQGSVHAVSQVMDELAEIFADLGFSVATGPEIEDDWHNFTALNIPETHPARAMHDTFYFPDEEGQKKMLLRTHTSPVQIRTMMTQEPPIRIIAPGRVYRSDSDATHTPMFHQIEGLVIDKGITLGHLKWTLETFLKAFFEREDIVLRLRPSYFPFTEPSVEVDVGYTLTNGQRVIGGDGDAPGGGWLEVLGSGMVNRRVIEACGLDPDEWQGFAFGTGVDRLAMLKYGMNDLRAFFDGDLRWLKHYGFSALDVPTLSGGVGA
- the rpmI gene encoding 50S ribosomal protein L35, yielding MPKLKTKSGVKKRFKFTASGKVKHGVAGKRHRLISHNAKYIRQNRGTSVLSDADVAHVRLWAPYGLK
- a CDS encoding LysE family translocator; translation: MSLHLWWLYVTAVFLISATPGPNMLHVMTQSIAHGPRKALVTMAGLMSAVLLCLIASALGLGALLKASPRLFDILRYAGVAYLIWLGIKAWRAPVGTADGGDAGPVRSARALYATGLLTGLSNPKLIIFAAALFPQFIDLARPFWLQLAILIVSFVVIESFWYSVYALGGLRLARWLAPANRQKLFNRGTGLMFIGFGGALLGARA
- a CDS encoding GIY-YIG nuclease family protein codes for the protein MQRDFDPTVYILASHKNGTLYVGVTSNLVQRLYQHRSGLIEGFTSDYGVKRLVWFECGASMEEAIRREKQIKKWNRQWKIDLIERSNPDWRDLAIDLGFEPLDSRRID
- the rplT gene encoding 50S ribosomal protein L20, with translation MARVKRGVTTKAKHKRILVQAKGYYGRRKNTIRVARQAVEKAGQYAYRDRKVKKRTFRGLWIQRINAGVRAEGLTYSQFMHGLKLAGVELDRKVLADIAMHEGEAFSAIIAQAKAALPAA